The Setaria italica strain Yugu1 chromosome IX, Setaria_italica_v2.0, whole genome shotgun sequence genome has a window encoding:
- the LOC101756898 gene encoding probable xyloglucan 6-xylosyltransferase 1, which produces MWAERVVGERRMRQIQRFARNAKLTVVCLLLTVVVLRGTVGAGRFGTPQQDLIELRQHFVSHPHRALAEHHDARSRASTTTTTTSSSSSSSSGRGDDEPDPPPRTLRDPPYTLGPKISDWDEQRANWHRRHPETPPFLNDVKPRVLLVSGSSPKPCENPVGDHYLLKSIKNKIDYCRVHGLEIFYNMALLDAEMAGFWAKLPLMRALLLAHPEVEFIWWMDSDAMFTDMAFELPWERYGPYNLIMHGWDEMIYDDKNWIGLNTGSFLLRNCQWSLDMLDTWAPMGPKGPVRIEAGKVLTKSLKDRPVFEADDQSAMVYILATQREKWGDKVYLENGYYLHGYWGILVDRYEEMLENYKPGLGDHRWPLVTHFVGCKPCGKFGDYPVERCLKQMDRAFNFGDNQILQMYGFTHKSLASRRVKRIRNETSNPLEMKDELGLLHPAFKAVKTST; this is translated from the coding sequence ATGTGGGCGGAGCGGGTGGTCGGGGAGCGCCGGATGCGGCAGATCCAGCGCTTTGCGCGGAACGCCAAGCTCACCGTCGTCTGCCTCCTCCTCACCGTCGTCGTGCTCCGCGGCACCGTCGGCGCCGGCCGCTTCGGCACGCCGCAGCAGGACCTCATCGAGCTCCGACAGCACTTCGTCTCCCACCCGCACCGGGCGCTCGCCGAGCACCACGACGCCAGGTCCAGGgcctccaccaccacaaccaccacgtcgtcgtcctcctcatcctcatccgggcgcggcgacgacgagcccgACCCGCCGCCGAGGACGCTCCGGGACCCGCCCTACACGCTGGGCCCCAAGATCTCCGACTGGGACGAGCAGCGCGCCAActggcaccgccgccacccggaGACGCCGCCCTTCCTCAACGACGTCAAGCCGCGGGTGCTGCTCGTCTCGGGTTCCTCCCCCAAGCCCTGCGAGAACCCCGTCGGTGACCACTACCTCCTCAAGTCCATCAAGAACAAGATCGACTACTGCCGCGTCCACGGCCTCGAGATCTTCTACAACATGGCGCTGCTCGACGCCGAGATGGCCGGCTTCTGGGCCAAGCTCCCGCTCATGCGGGCACTGCTCCtggcgcacccggaggtcgagTTCATCTGGTGGATGGACTCTGACGCCATGTTCACCGACATGGCATTCGAGCTCCCATGGGAACGCTACGGGCCGTACAACCTCATCATGCACGGCTGGGACGAGATGATCTACGACGACAAGAACTGGATTGGGCTCAACACTGGCAGCTTCTTGCTGCGCAACTGCCAGTGGTCGCTTGACATGCTGGATACCTGGGCGCCAATGGGGCCAAAGGGCCCTGTCCGCATTGAGGCTGGCAAGGTGCTGACCAAGTCCTTGAAGGATCGGCCAGTATTCGAGGCCGATGATCAGTCGGCCATGGTGTACATCCTCGCCACGCAACGCGAGAAATGGGGTGATAAGGTTTACCTTGAGAATGGGTACTACCTCCACGGCTACTGGGGCATCTTGGTCGATAGGTATGAGGAGATGCTTGAGAATTACAAGCCAGGGCTTGGCGATCACCGGTGGCCGCTCGTCACTCACTTTGTCGGTTGCAAGCCTTGTGGCAAATTTGGGGACTACCCTGTTGAGCGTTGCCTCAAGCAGATGGACCGTGCATTCAATTTTGGGGATAACCAGATCTTGCAGATGTATGGGTTCACGCACAAGTCACTTGCAAGCAGGAGAGTGAAGAGGATCAGGAATGAGACTAGTAACCCACTCGAGATGAAGGATGAGCTTGGGTTGCTCCACCCAGCATTCAAGGCTGTGAAGACTTCCACATGA
- the LOC101756085 gene encoding uncharacterized protein LOC101756085, producing the protein MSPNTNCSFDDGHEIIEVAGEPSGTMRLMDFIPIDIYIPSVERGALSKSRRKRRFLDFLRAHPSKDWFLSSTFVGRLRRRGHQASPGGTDPEDSDSGGRRRRRFRVPFVRKIKWGKLWSYAVSWCKKPENFAMIIWLAFVAAGLLLLFMLMTGMLDEAIPDDERRKKWTEVINQILNALFTIMCLYQHPKIFHHLVLLLRWRPGPGGDREEARKVYCKDGAARPHDRAHMLVVVLLLHVTCFAQYYCCALFWSYARKERPDWALNIGYGLGTGCPVVAGLYTAYSPLGRKKADEPDTESSSSSEAAREQGDRTENDGVGGQDVEIKVYNRRVVVSSPEWSGGLFDCCDDGTVCALSATCTFCVFGWNMERLGFGNMYVHAFTFILLFVAPFLIFSVTALNIHDDDIRDTVVAVGVLLGLCGFLYGGFWRSQMRKRYKLPGGRSWWWCGSAAVGDCARWLFCWSCALAQEVRTANFYDVEDDRFVAVMGARNGEGRPVLVPLPREASTTTHIRSMSCPPKLDNAVNGGGGVTSPLGVEMAAVAAMERSATYHPMRPPAPPLIQMDREE; encoded by the coding sequence ATGTCTCCGAACACGAATTGCAGCTTCGACGACGGGCACGAGATCATCGAGGTCGCCGGCGAGCCGTCGGGGACAATGCGGCTGATGGACTTCATCCCCATCGACATCTACATCCCGTCCGTGGAGCGGGGCGCGCTCAGCAAGAGCCGGCGCAAGCGGCGGTTCCTTGACTTCCTCCGCGCCCACCCGTCCAAGGACTGGTTCCTCAGCTCCACCTtcgtcggccgcctccgccgcaggGGCCACCAGGCGTCGCCGGGGGGAACAGACCCCGAGGAcagcgacagcggcggccgccggcggaggcggttccGCGTGCCGTTCGTGCGGAAGATCAAGTGGGGCAAGCTGTGGAGCTACGCGGTGAGCTGGTGCAAGAAGCCCGAGAACTTCGCGATGATCATTTGGCTTGCGTTCGTCGCCGCCggtctgctgctgctgttcatGCTCATGACCGGCATGCTCGACGAGGCCATCCCCGACGACGAGCGGCGCAAGAAGTGGACGGAGGTGATCAACCAGATCCTGAACGCGCTCTTCACCATCATGTGCCTGTACCAGCACCCCAAGATCTTCCACCACCTGGTGCTGCTCCTCAGGtggcgccccggccccggcggcgaccGCGAGGAGGCCCGGAAGGTGTACTGCAAGGacggcgccgcgcgcccgcACGACCGCGCGCACATGCTCGTCGTGGTGCTCCTGCTGCACGTCACCTGCTTCGCCCAGTACTACTGCTGCGCCCTGTTCTGGAGCTACGCGCGCAAGGAACGCCCGGACTGGGCGCTCAACATCGGCTACGGCCTCGGCACGGGGTGCCCGGTCGTCGCCGGGCTCTACACGGCGTACAGCCCGCTGGGACGGAAGAAGGCCGACGAGCCCGACacggagtcgtcgtcgtcgtccgaagCGGCTCGGGAGCAGGGTGACCGGACCGAGAACGACGGCGTTGGCGGCCAGGACGTGGAGATCAAGGTGTACAACCGGCGCGTGGTGGTGAGCAGCCCGGAGTGGAGCGGCGGGCTGTTCGACTGCTGCGACGACGGGACGGTGTGCGCGCTGTCGGCGACGTGCACGTTCTGCGTGTTCGGGTGGAACATGGAGCGCCTCGGGTTCGGCAACATGTACGTGCACGCCTTCACCTTCATCCTCCTGTTCGTGGCGCCGTTCCTCATCTTCAGCGTGACGGCGCTGAACATCCACGACGATGACATCCGCGACACGGTGGTGGCCGTGGGCGTGCTCCTGGGCCTCTGCGGCTTCCTCTACGGCGGCTTCTGGCGGTCCCAGATGCGGAAGCGCTACAAGCTCCCGGGAGGGCGTTCATGGTGGTGGTGCGGCAGCGCGGCGGTGGGCGACTGCGCCAGGTGGCTCTTCTGCTGGAGCTGCGCGCTGGCGCAGGAGGTGCGGACGGCCAACTTCTACGACGTGGAGGACGACCGGTTCGTGGCCGTCATGGGCGCGCGCAACGGGGAAGGGCGCCCCGTGCTCGTGCCGCTGCCGCGGGAGGCGTCCACCACGACGCACATCCGGAGCATGTCGTGCCCGCCCAAGCTCGACAACGCGGTGAACGGTGGCGGAGGGGTGACGAGCCCGCTCGGGGTGGAGATGGcagccgtcgccgccatggAGAGGTCTGCCACGTACCACCCCAtgaggccgccggcgcctcccctgATACAAATGGACCGAGAagagtag
- the LOC101779217 gene encoding senescence associated gene 20, with the protein MMRLLTGAEKGNGGFAFTPRSVDAFGSTVIAEGADETRQLYWVHAWTVGPDGVITQLREYFNTDLTVTLLSGAASAKNAAAIAAAPPKQDAASSSSSSPSSASSSAGPKCLWQSRRADRAHKSLPGLVLAI; encoded by the coding sequence ATGATGCGCCTCCTCACCGGCGCCGAGAAAGGGAACGGCGGCTTCGCCTTCACCCCGCGCTCCGTCGACGCCTTCGGCTCCACCGTCATCGCCGAGGGCGCAGACGAGACGCGCCAGCTCTACTGGGTGCACGCCTGGACCGTCGGGCCCGATGGGGTGATCACCCAGCTCAGGGAGTACTTCAACACCGACCTCACCGTCACCCTCctctccggcgccgcctccgccaagaacgccgccgccattgcAGCTGCTCCTCCCAAGCAGGACGCcgcgtcttcctcctcctcctccccctcttccgcctcctcgtccGCAGGCCCCAAGTGCCTGTGGCAGAGCCGCCGCGCCGACCGCGCGCACAAGTCGCTGCCGGGCCTCGTCCTCGCCATCTGA
- the LOC101756488 gene encoding probable LL-diaminopimelate aminotransferase, chloroplastic has product MAAAPTGAPAITASSSSFLSSSSFSLKASKTSHRRPGGRMPATIRCVSSPTAVDTSYKTSVPRNANMAKLQAGYLFPEIARRRSAHLLKYPDAKIISLGIGDTTEPIPDVITNAMAERAHALSTIDGYSGYGAEQGEKKLRAAIAAAYYANLGIEDSDIFVSDGAKCDISRLQVLFGSNVTIAVQDPSYPAYVDSSVIMGQTGLYQQDVQKYGNIEYMRCNPENGFFPDLSTVPRTDIIFFCSPNNPTGAAASRDQLTKLVKFAKDNGSIIVYDSAYAMYISDDSPKSIFEIPGAKEVAIETASFSKYAGFTGVRLGWTVVPKELLFSDGHPVAKDFNRIVCTCFNGASNIAQAGGLACLSPEGLKAMHDVVSFYKENTEIIVDTFTSLGFNVYGAKNAPYVWVHFPGRNSWDVFAEILEKANVVTTPGSGFGPGGEGFVRVSAFGHRDNIIEAARRLKQLYK; this is encoded by the exons ATGGCTGCCGCCCCCACCGGTGCCCCCGCCATcaccgcgtcctcctcctccttcctctcttcgTCGTCGTTCTCTCTCAA GGCATCGAAGACCAGCCACCGCCGACCCGGGGGGAGAATGCCTGCCACTATCCGCTGCGTCAGTAGCCCGACGGCCGTCGATACAT CCTACAAGACTAGTGTCCCACGCAATGCTAACATGGCCAAGCTCCAAGCAGGATATTTGTTTCCTGAG ATTGCGAGGAGAAGATCAGCTCATTTGCTGAAGTACCCTGATGCTAAGATTATAAGCCTTGGTATTGGTGACACTACCGAGCCCATTCCGGATGTCATAACGAATGCCATGGCAGAG AGAGCACATGCCTTGTCAACAATTGACGGATACAGTGGCTATGGAGCTGAGCAAGGTGAAAAG AAACTAAGGGCAGCAATTGCTGCAGCCTACTATGCGAACCTTGGTATTGAAGATTCAGACATATTTGTCTCTGATGGTGCCAAATGTGACATTTCCCGCCTGCAA GTCCTTTTTGGATCTAATGTGACGATTGCAGTCCAAGACCCATCATACCCC GCATATGTTGATTCAAGTGTTATCATGGGCCAAACTGGCTTATACCAGCAAGACGTTCAGAAGTATGGGAACATCGAGTACATGAGATGCAATCCCGAAAATGGATTTTTCCCTGATCTATCAACTGTCCCACGAACAGatataattttcttttgttcACCCAACAACCCTACTGGTGCTGCTGCATCTCGGGACCAACTAACAAAACTAGTCAAATTTGCTAAGGACAATGGGTCCATCATTGTCTATGATTCTGCCTACGCTATGTACATATCAGATGATAGCCCAAAGTCTATCTTTGAAATTCCTGGAGCAAAAGAG GTTGCCATTGAGACAGCATCATTCTCAAAATATGCTGGGTTCACTGGTGTCCGTCTAGGTTGGACTGTTGTCCCCAAGGAGCTTCTTTTCTCAGATGGACATCCAGTCGCTAAAGATTTCAACCGCATTGTCTGCACGTGCTTCAATGGCGCTTCAAACATTGCTCAAGCTGGTGGCTTAGCTTGCCTCTCTCCAGAGGGTCTGAAG GCTATGCATGATGTTGTCAGCTTCTACAAGGAGAACACTGAAATAATTGTCGACACATTTACATCGCTTGGATTCAACGTTTATGGTGCCAAGAACGCTCCATATGTCTGGGTGCACTTCCCTGGTCGCAATTCTTGGGATGTGTTTGCTGAGATTCTTGAGAAGGCGAACGTTGTCACTACCCCTGGCAGTGGATTTGGACCGGGCGGCGAAGGCTTTGTGAGGGTCAGCGCATTTGGCCACAGAGATAACATCATCGAAGCTGCTAGGAGACTAAAGCAGCTGTACAAGTGA